In one window of Cetobacterium somerae ATCC BAA-474 DNA:
- a CDS encoding ABC transporter ATP-binding protein gives MKIKNKILKNLLPYLLEHRKKLITLSFIAILGNGLTLIGPYLIGKGINILKLQMSHTDIISLGKITLLLGTVYTLGAFLTFIQNITMNRISQQIVWRMRKESFEKLHKFSLKFFDNNSHGNIISIMINDIDNISSSISQIGTQVVVSILTIIITLGIITYISPTLTLVQIILVFVTGGFLRKLTLKSREKMREQQRYLGELSGYVEEMLMGEAEVKSFTYEENAIKNFKSLNEKYKENAIKAYFFTGFSYPSLNYIGNIGYALIVLIGSIFILNNEITLGGLSSFIIYSRMFNRPIANISDVYSIIQTVLVSAERFFTLVNQDEEKETGDKKVILEQAKGDIQFIDVTFGYQKEQKIIDKFTFEAKPGNMIAIVGPTGAGKTTITNLLMRFYDIDSGKIIIDGIDIRRYSRGELRKLFGMVLQDTWIFTGTIKENIVYGNENVTEAEIINAAKLACAHDFIIKLSQGYETKISEDNITLSQGQKQLITIARAILRNPRFLILDEATSGVDTRTEMRLQKAMENLIHGRTSFVIAHRLSTIKSANLILVIKDGKIEEQGTHKKLMDKKGFYYTMFNEQYTN, from the coding sequence ATGAAAATAAAAAATAAAATTTTGAAAAACCTACTTCCGTATCTTTTAGAACATAGAAAAAAATTAATTACTTTAAGCTTTATTGCCATCTTAGGAAATGGATTAACTTTAATAGGTCCATATCTCATTGGAAAAGGAATAAATATACTTAAGCTTCAAATGTCTCACACAGATATTATATCCCTAGGAAAAATAACTTTACTTCTCGGAACAGTATATACTCTTGGAGCTTTTTTAACTTTTATACAAAATATAACAATGAATAGAATCTCTCAACAAATAGTTTGGCGTATGAGAAAAGAAAGCTTTGAAAAACTTCATAAATTTTCTTTAAAGTTTTTTGATAATAATTCTCATGGAAATATCATTAGCATAATGATTAATGATATTGATAATATAAGCAGTTCTATTTCACAAATTGGAACTCAAGTTGTTGTTAGCATTCTTACTATTATTATAACTTTAGGAATTATAACTTATATAAGTCCCACACTTACACTTGTACAGATAATCTTAGTTTTTGTAACTGGAGGTTTTCTACGAAAATTAACTCTTAAAAGTCGTGAAAAAATGAGAGAACAGCAAAGATACTTAGGAGAATTAAGTGGATATGTAGAGGAGATGCTCATGGGAGAAGCTGAAGTTAAATCCTTTACTTATGAAGAAAATGCTATTAAAAATTTTAAAAGTCTCAATGAAAAATATAAGGAGAATGCTATTAAAGCATATTTTTTTACAGGTTTTAGTTATCCCTCTTTAAACTATATAGGAAATATAGGATATGCTCTTATAGTACTTATTGGATCTATTTTTATTTTAAATAATGAAATTACCTTAGGTGGTCTTTCCAGTTTTATAATCTATTCTAGAATGTTTAACCGACCAATAGCTAATATCTCAGATGTTTATAGTATTATTCAAACTGTTCTTGTTAGTGCTGAAAGATTCTTCACTTTAGTCAACCAAGATGAAGAAAAGGAAACAGGAGATAAAAAAGTAATTCTAGAGCAAGCAAAGGGTGATATACAATTTATAGATGTAACATTTGGATATCAAAAAGAACAAAAGATTATTGACAAATTTACCTTTGAAGCTAAACCTGGAAATATGATTGCAATAGTTGGACCTACTGGAGCTGGAAAAACTACTATAACTAATCTTTTAATGAGATTTTACGATATTGATTCTGGTAAAATTATAATTGATGGAATAGATATAAGAAGGTATTCAAGAGGTGAACTGAGAAAACTCTTCGGAATGGTGCTTCAGGATACTTGGATTTTCACGGGCACTATTAAAGAAAACATAGTTTATGGAAATGAAAATGTTACTGAGGCAGAGATTATAAATGCAGCAAAACTAGCTTGTGCTCATGATTTTATTATAAAACTATCTCAAGGTTATGAAACAAAAATTAGTGAAGATAATATAACTTTATCCCAAGGTCAAAAACAACTTATTACTATAGCTCGTGCTATTTTAAGAAATCCTCGATTTCTTATTTTAGATGAAGCTACAAGTGGGGTAGATACAAGAACAGAGATGAGACTTCAAAAAGCTATGGAAAACTTGATTCATGGAAGAACTAGCTTTGTCATAGCACATCGTTTATCTACTATAAAAAGTGCTAATCTTATTTTAGTTATAAAAGATGGAAAAATAGAGGAGCAAGGTACACATAAAAAACTCATGGATAAAAAAGGATTCTATTATACAATGTTTAACGAACAATATACAAATTAA
- a CDS encoding ABC transporter ATP-binding protein, whose product MKNQIFETLKPYLGKVISALTLKSTESVIDLTLPLIMADIIDKGVMKQDINYVISRGLFMIVVATLGYISAIICNYYSIQASQGFGKDLREKIFIKIQGFNFNQLNRFTQASLITRVTQDVTQIVMTSYMCMRMVVKGLVTGIGAVIMSFIINPSLSTILLIIVPTTVYLTYFYMKKSIPLYTELQIRLDKLTQIIRENLVGIRVIKALVREGVEKKKFEDRNTSFAEKNIESQNLIDSRSPFIALLLNLGVCAILWFGGQKISLGSIKVGEVVAFVNYMSMILFSLNALSFLFSLLSKTVVSSERINEVLEESTEISEENEVSKDINSNFTIEFKDVYFSYEKTSPWVLENLNFKIKKGEIVSIIGGVGSGKSTLINLIPRFYDVSKGSVLVDGIDVKKYNLKILREKIGLVMQKTFLFSQSIEDNVRWGKPIASQNEIETIVEKSQGSEFINNLPEKYKTKVAKGGMNFSGGQKQRISIARTLIKECEILIFDDSFSALDFITEAKLKKEILSLKRDKTIIIISQRISSIKNSDKIIVLDNGKICGIGTHKELLKYCEIYKEICQSQEICSKEGESYENKK is encoded by the coding sequence ATGAAAAATCAGATATTTGAAACTTTAAAACCTTACCTTGGAAAAGTAATCTCTGCATTAACTCTTAAATCTACAGAATCTGTAATCGATTTGACTCTTCCTCTTATTATGGCTGATATTATCGATAAAGGTGTTATGAAACAAGATATTAATTATGTTATATCTAGAGGGTTATTTATGATAGTAGTTGCCACCTTAGGTTATATTAGTGCAATTATTTGTAACTACTATTCTATTCAAGCTTCTCAAGGTTTTGGAAAAGATTTAAGAGAAAAAATTTTTATAAAGATACAAGGCTTTAACTTCAATCAATTAAATCGTTTCACCCAAGCTTCTCTTATAACTAGAGTTACTCAAGATGTAACCCAAATAGTTATGACCTCTTATATGTGCATGAGAATGGTTGTTAAAGGACTCGTCACAGGTATAGGAGCTGTTATTATGTCATTTATAATCAATCCCTCCCTTTCTACAATACTTCTTATTATAGTTCCTACAACTGTCTATCTAACATATTTTTATATGAAAAAATCTATTCCACTTTATACTGAGCTTCAAATAAGACTTGATAAACTTACACAAATAATAAGAGAAAATTTAGTTGGAATTAGGGTTATAAAAGCTCTTGTTAGAGAAGGAGTTGAAAAGAAAAAATTTGAAGATAGAAACACTAGCTTTGCTGAAAAAAATATAGAGTCACAAAATCTTATAGACTCTAGAAGTCCATTTATAGCTCTACTTTTAAACTTAGGTGTTTGTGCCATTCTTTGGTTTGGTGGACAAAAAATAAGCTTAGGTTCAATAAAGGTGGGAGAGGTTGTCGCTTTTGTTAACTATATGAGTATGATTCTTTTCTCTCTCAATGCTCTATCTTTTCTTTTTAGTCTTTTAAGTAAAACAGTTGTCTCTTCTGAAAGAATCAACGAAGTTTTAGAAGAATCTACTGAAATTTCTGAAGAAAATGAAGTTTCAAAAGATATAAATTCTAATTTTACAATAGAATTTAAAGATGTATATTTTTCCTATGAGAAAACCTCTCCTTGGGTTTTAGAAAATCTAAACTTTAAAATAAAAAAAGGTGAAATTGTCTCTATAATAGGTGGAGTTGGTTCTGGTAAAAGTACTCTTATAAATTTGATTCCACGATTTTATGATGTTTCTAAGGGTTCTGTTTTAGTTGATGGAATAGATGTTAAAAAGTATAATCTTAAAATTTTAAGAGAGAAAATAGGCCTTGTTATGCAAAAAACCTTCCTTTTCTCTCAAAGTATTGAGGATAATGTAAGATGGGGAAAACCTATAGCTTCTCAAAATGAAATTGAAACTATAGTGGAAAAATCTCAAGGAAGTGAATTTATTAATAATCTTCCTGAAAAATATAAAACTAAAGTTGCTAAAGGAGGAATGAATTTTTCAGGAGGACAAAAACAAAGAATCTCTATAGCTCGAACTTTAATTAAAGAGTGTGAAATTTTAATTTTTGATGATAGTTTTAGTGCTCTAGATTTTATAACAGAAGCCAAATTAAAAAAAGAGATTTTAAGTTTAAAAAGAGATAAAACAATTATAATAATCTCTCAAAGAATATCCTCTATTAAGAATTCTGATAAAATAATTGTTTTAGATAATGGAAAAATATGTGGCATCGGTACCCATAAAGAACTTTTAAAATATTGTGAAATTTATAAGGAGATTTGCCAATCTCAAGAAATCTGTTCTAAAGAGGGTGAGTCTTATGAAAATAAAAAATAA
- a CDS encoding cation:proton antiporter — MIGIDEANIFYLLLQLSIIFILTNFVNSFLKKNNQPTITGDLLVGIILGPTILGSFFPKIYNFIFPQNLVQVAMLDTLGWFGLFLVLLSTGIEVDFSSIWKQRKNALVISILDIIIPIVFSMAFIYFLPSRYFEFSDNKFITSFFISVIMTISALPIAIRALREVGIMKSDLGFLIISALTINDIIGWIVFTLLLSLFSMKFFDWEIAVKITLYTGVFTVLALNIGKKVVNWFFSKVVNQDSDGVQGVLAVLISTGVVFGLITLEIGIHTLFGFFIAGIVAGDSPIFTKSARNTVHNFVYSIFASLFFVNIGLKINFFESFNLFLALFITLVGVTGRYLGAWIGSTLSKNIKYRNIISIAHTPGGEMHIVVSLIALSFGLLNKELFVAIVFAAILSSIINGPWLAIASKRFNYLESFEVLVYPGIKLEAQYKEQAISKLLDLLKLEYREANILENVLDREDIVCSGLQNSIAIPKGNIEDETKTKIIYARLENPINWNSLDGKLTKNIFLILTSREEQENQIKVVKKITNFSKKCDEIKGLDELATEKNIEDYITKILSD, encoded by the coding sequence ATGATAGGAATAGATGAGGCTAATATATTTTATTTACTACTTCAGCTTTCTATAATCTTTATATTAACAAATTTTGTAAACAGTTTTTTGAAAAAAAATAATCAGCCAACTATAACAGGAGATCTATTAGTAGGTATTATTTTAGGTCCCACTATATTAGGGTCATTTTTTCCTAAAATATATAACTTTATATTTCCCCAAAATCTTGTTCAAGTAGCTATGTTAGATACATTAGGATGGTTTGGGCTATTTTTAGTTCTTTTATCAACTGGAATAGAGGTAGATTTTTCAAGTATTTGGAAACAAAGGAAAAATGCTTTAGTAATTTCAATTTTGGATATAATAATACCGATAGTATTTTCAATGGCTTTCATATATTTTTTACCAAGTAGGTATTTTGAATTTAGTGATAATAAGTTTATAACCTCATTTTTTATCTCAGTTATTATGACTATAAGTGCTCTGCCCATAGCTATTAGAGCTTTAAGAGAAGTTGGAATAATGAAAAGTGATTTGGGATTTTTAATAATATCAGCACTAACAATTAACGATATTATAGGTTGGATTGTATTTACTCTTTTACTTTCTCTTTTTTCAATGAAATTTTTTGATTGGGAGATAGCTGTAAAGATAACTCTTTATACAGGTGTATTTACAGTTTTAGCTTTAAATATAGGAAAAAAAGTTGTAAACTGGTTTTTTTCAAAAGTTGTAAATCAAGATAGTGATGGGGTTCAAGGAGTATTAGCTGTTTTAATATCAACTGGAGTTGTTTTTGGACTGATAACTTTAGAGATAGGGATTCATACACTTTTTGGTTTTTTTATAGCTGGAATTGTAGCTGGAGATTCACCAATTTTTACAAAAAGTGCTAGAAATACTGTACATAATTTTGTCTACTCTATATTTGCGTCTCTGTTCTTTGTAAATATAGGACTTAAGATTAATTTCTTTGAAAGTTTTAATCTGTTTTTAGCTCTTTTTATAACACTTGTAGGTGTTACAGGAAGATATTTAGGAGCATGGATTGGTTCAACTTTATCGAAGAATATAAAGTATAGAAATATAATCTCAATAGCTCATACTCCTGGAGGAGAGATGCATATAGTTGTAAGTTTGATAGCTTTAAGCTTTGGATTATTAAATAAAGAACTTTTTGTAGCCATAGTTTTTGCAGCAATTTTATCATCTATAATTAATGGTCCTTGGTTAGCAATTGCATCTAAGCGTTTTAATTATTTAGAGAGTTTCGAAGTATTAGTGTATCCAGGTATAAAGTTAGAAGCTCAATATAAAGAGCAAGCAATTAGTAAACTCTTAGATTTATTGAAATTAGAATATAGAGAAGCTAATATTTTAGAAAATGTTTTGGACAGAGAGGATATTGTTTGTTCTGGATTACAGAATAGTATAGCTATTCCCAAAGGAAATATAGAGGATGAAACTAAAACTAAAATAATATATGCACGTTTGGAAAATCCTATAAACTGGAACTCATTAGATGGGAAATTAACTAAAAATATATTTTTAATATTAACTTCAAGAGAGGAACAGGAAAATCAAATTAAAGTTGTAAAAAAAATTACAAATTTTTCTAAAAAATGTGATGAAATAAAAGGGTTAGATGAGTTAGCTACAGAGAAAAACATTGAGGATTATATAACAAAAATATTGTCAGATTAA
- a CDS encoding dicarboxylate/amino acid:cation symporter — protein MKKLSNSTTIIISMFLGIIAGILLQDKAAIFAPLGDIFLKLITMLIVPLVFFNIILGAISLGKTKSAGKVGLLTLGYYLFTSCIAVVIGIGAGYIFNPGVGVIVPASLLAKEGAYAGANSGLDFWGTIINIIPDNPFKSLIEGNILQIIFFSLFFGLCLSKVSDEKQKPIIDLLETVNETLIKMIEKILLLAPLGVFALMANSIALFGINILLLVTKLFLVFSLALGLIHFIMLPGFVKLFTGISPIKFIKKTAPAQILAFSTASSMATLPVNTECCKKLGVKNSTASFILPLGATVNMNGNAMLYGLVTMFFAQMFGVDLGPSEYVAIVLTSVLGAVGTAGVPGPSLLVVAVLAAAGVPVIALPLVFGIDRIMDMMRTSTNILGDASCAVIMESILNKEKEVI, from the coding sequence ATGAAGAAACTTAGTAACAGTACAACTATAATTATTTCTATGTTTTTAGGTATAATTGCTGGAATTCTTTTACAGGATAAGGCAGCTATATTTGCACCATTGGGAGATATATTTTTAAAATTAATTACAATGCTTATAGTTCCACTAGTATTTTTTAACATCATTCTTGGAGCAATATCTTTAGGTAAAACAAAATCCGCTGGAAAAGTTGGACTTTTAACTTTAGGATACTATTTATTTACATCGTGTATCGCTGTTGTTATTGGAATTGGAGCTGGATATATATTCAATCCTGGAGTGGGAGTTATAGTTCCTGCATCACTACTAGCAAAAGAGGGTGCCTATGCAGGTGCGAACTCTGGATTAGATTTTTGGGGAACTATTATCAATATAATACCTGATAATCCTTTTAAATCATTAATCGAAGGAAATATTTTACAAATTATTTTCTTTTCACTATTCTTTGGACTATGTTTATCTAAAGTATCTGATGAAAAACAAAAACCAATTATAGATCTTTTAGAAACAGTTAATGAAACTTTAATAAAAATGATTGAAAAGATTCTTCTTTTGGCTCCACTTGGTGTTTTTGCACTGATGGCTAACTCTATTGCACTTTTTGGTATCAATATACTTTTATTAGTTACAAAATTATTTTTAGTATTCTCTTTAGCTCTTGGTTTAATACATTTTATTATGTTACCAGGGTTTGTTAAACTGTTTACTGGAATATCACCAATTAAATTTATTAAGAAAACTGCTCCTGCACAGATTTTAGCATTTTCAACTGCTTCATCTATGGCCACACTGCCAGTTAATACTGAGTGTTGTAAAAAACTTGGAGTAAAAAACTCAACTGCTTCATTTATATTACCTTTGGGAGCTACTGTTAATATGAATGGAAATGCTATGCTTTATGGACTTGTAACAATGTTCTTTGCTCAGATGTTTGGAGTAGATCTTGGGCCAAGTGAATATGTAGCAATAGTTCTTACATCTGTTCTTGGAGCTGTTGGAACTGCTGGTGTTCCTGGTCCATCACTGCTTGTTGTTGCTGTTTTAGCTGCTGCTGGTGTTCCTGTTATAGCTCTTCCACTAGTATTTGGAATTGACAGAATAATGGATATGATGAGAACTTCTACTAACATCTTAGGAGATGCTTCATGTGCAGTTATTATGGAAAGCATATTAAACAAAGAAAAAGAGGTTATATAA
- a CDS encoding Na/Pi cotransporter family protein: protein MIWAILIDFIGSLGIFLYALELVSKESQKVFGENIKEYLKRLTENKYKAIATGAIVTGIVQSSSVVSVLIVNLVNSGILNLRDSIGLILGTNIGTTATGWIFSIKITAFSIPLIAVGSIVYFFSNKEVEKSKGKFIFGFGLLLLGLQYMSSSINPLRNDPNFIALFTLFKADTYFNIIKVVAIGTAVTAIIQSSSAAVGIILTLGLQGLINLETILALILGANIGTTITPIISSLNSSYEAKRTAMLCFFVKFILAIFFILVFPAYVKIVEILTASSGVAIKTAVANTFVNVVNTIIFLPFFGTIERVFSNIYKGKIDKVSISETELNTFLEITSNTMINIFNKEIIKVMKIIEDIFSKNEESESYKKIVLIDNEITEYFILKSGTLEKNIDSFKIYRYIKILSELKTIAKYLLKIKKNLSKENQKKEITNFYKILNIIFNDIRESYEDKKNNGLDDTLENITFLEKEIVAFQEKETSLENLKILTLYKRVIVHFRDLVKLYIEIKDIKFIKKSFRV from the coding sequence ATGATTTGGGCTATTTTAATTGATTTCATAGGAAGTTTAGGAATATTTTTATATGCACTAGAATTAGTGTCAAAGGAAAGTCAAAAAGTTTTTGGAGAAAATATAAAAGAATATTTAAAAAGATTAACTGAAAATAAATATAAGGCTATTGCTACAGGAGCTATTGTAACAGGTATAGTTCAGTCCTCTTCAGTTGTATCAGTTTTAATTGTTAACTTGGTAAATTCAGGAATTTTAAATTTAAGAGATTCAATAGGATTAATTTTAGGAACGAACATAGGAACTACAGCAACAGGATGGATATTTAGCATTAAAATAACAGCTTTTTCAATACCTCTAATAGCTGTGGGTAGTATAGTTTATTTTTTCTCAAATAAAGAGGTCGAGAAATCAAAAGGAAAGTTTATCTTTGGATTTGGGTTGCTACTTTTAGGGCTTCAATATATGAGTAGCTCTATAAACCCACTGAGAAATGATCCTAACTTTATAGCTCTTTTTACACTTTTCAAAGCTGACACATATTTTAATATAATAAAAGTTGTTGCCATAGGAACAGCTGTAACAGCTATAATTCAATCCTCCTCAGCAGCAGTGGGAATTATTTTAACACTTGGTCTTCAAGGATTAATAAATTTAGAAACAATATTAGCTTTAATATTAGGAGCAAACATAGGAACAACTATAACTCCTATTATATCATCTTTAAACAGCAGTTATGAGGCTAAGAGAACAGCTATGCTTTGTTTTTTTGTAAAGTTTATTTTAGCTATATTTTTTATTCTAGTATTTCCTGCCTATGTAAAGATTGTAGAAATTTTAACAGCATCTAGTGGTGTAGCAATAAAAACTGCAGTAGCAAATACTTTTGTTAATGTAGTAAATACTATTATATTTCTACCCTTTTTTGGAACTATAGAAAGAGTATTTTCTAATATTTATAAAGGTAAGATTGATAAAGTATCCATTTCAGAGACAGAATTAAATACATTTTTAGAGATAACATCAAATACAATGATAAACATCTTTAACAAAGAGATAATAAAAGTTATGAAGATTATTGAAGATATTTTTTCAAAAAATGAAGAGAGTGAAAGCTATAAAAAAATAGTGCTAATAGATAACGAGATTACGGAATACTTTATTTTAAAATCAGGTACTTTAGAAAAAAATATAGATAGTTTTAAAATATATCGGTATATTAAAATTTTATCTGAATTGAAAACCATTGCTAAATATTTACTAAAAATAAAGAAAAATTTATCAAAAGAGAATCAAAAAAAAGAGATTACAAATTTTTATAAAATCTTAAATATTATCTTTAATGATATTAGAGAATCTTATGAGGATAAGAAAAATAATGGATTAGATGATACTTTAGAAAATATAACGTTTTTAGAAAAAGAGATAGTAGCTTTTCAAGAAAAAGAGACAAGTTTAGAAAATTTAAAAATATTAACACTATATAAGCGAGTAATAGTTCACTTTAGAGATTTAGTAAAATTATATATAGAAATTAAAGATATCAAATTTATAAAAAAGAGCTTTAGAGTTTAG
- a CDS encoding NCS2 family permease, protein MEKVLNQNVKTRAYDKIDSYFQISERDSSLKREILGGFTTFLTISYVIFVNPTILALTGMDKGALVTVTCLATAIGSILGGVLGNVPIALAPGMGLNAFFTFTLVMGNGLSWQDSLGIVFLSGVFYLVLAFGGIREKIISAIPKSLGIASTVGIGLFLSLIGLKSMGVAIPNASTLVAFGKITTPVALSILGLFLMFIFDLKKVRGGMLISIAIVSLLGVIFGEVSLPSMILSSPPSIAPVAMKLNIINVLRPSLLGAIFSFMFIDLFDSLSVLLSCYKEIPFRNEEERKKGLGRMLYADVISTMIGSLLGTSTVTTYGESVAGITAGARTGLASIVTGLLFLLSLFVSPLVESVPVFAVAPSLVIVGIFMFRKVSYLNFKDMKEAIPAFMTIILMPMTHSIAIGLSFGFISYIIINVVCKEYDKISKTLWIIGILSFVNIIL, encoded by the coding sequence ATGGAAAAAGTATTAAATCAAAATGTTAAAACTAGAGCTTATGATAAAATAGATAGTTATTTTCAAATAAGTGAAAGAGATAGTAGCTTAAAAAGAGAAATTTTAGGTGGATTTACAACATTTTTAACAATCTCTTATGTTATTTTTGTTAATCCAACTATTCTTGCATTAACTGGTATGGATAAAGGTGCACTTGTTACTGTTACATGTTTAGCTACAGCTATTGGATCTATTTTAGGGGGAGTTTTAGGTAATGTTCCTATCGCTCTTGCACCGGGTATGGGATTAAATGCCTTTTTTACCTTTACTCTTGTTATGGGAAATGGCTTAAGTTGGCAAGACTCTCTTGGTATTGTTTTTCTATCTGGAGTTTTCTATTTAGTTTTAGCTTTTGGAGGAATAAGAGAAAAAATAATTAGTGCTATTCCTAAAAGCTTGGGTATAGCTTCTACTGTTGGAATTGGACTTTTCTTATCTTTAATCGGTTTAAAAAGTATGGGTGTAGCTATTCCTAATGCTAGTACTCTTGTAGCTTTTGGAAAGATTACAACACCTGTTGCACTGTCTATTTTGGGATTATTTTTAATGTTTATATTTGATTTAAAAAAAGTTAGAGGTGGAATGCTTATTAGTATAGCTATTGTTTCACTGTTAGGAGTAATCTTTGGGGAGGTTTCTCTTCCTAGTATGATTTTATCATCTCCACCTAGCATAGCTCCTGTTGCAATGAAACTTAATATTATTAATGTTTTAAGACCATCTCTTCTTGGAGCTATATTCTCATTTATGTTCATAGATCTTTTTGACTCTTTAAGTGTTCTTTTATCTTGCTATAAAGAGATTCCTTTTAGAAATGAAGAGGAAAGAAAAAAAGGTCTTGGAAGAATGCTTTATGCTGATGTTATCTCAACTATGATTGGTTCTTTACTTGGAACAAGTACAGTTACTACTTATGGTGAGTCTGTTGCTGGTATTACAGCTGGAGCTAGAACAGGTTTAGCTTCAATTGTTACAGGTTTATTATTTTTACTTTCACTTTTTGTTTCACCTTTAGTTGAAAGTGTTCCTGTATTTGCTGTTGCTCCATCTTTAGTTATTGTTGGAATTTTTATGTTTAGAAAAGTTTCATATTTAAACTTTAAGGATATGAAAGAGGCTATACCAGCTTTTATGACAATTATTCTTATGCCTATGACTCACAGTATTGCCATTGGTTTAAGTTTTGGATTTATTTCTTACATTATCATTAATGTAGTTTGTAAAGAGTATGATAAAATTTCTAAAACTCTTTGGATTATTGGAATTTTATCTTTTGTTAATATAATTTTATAA